From the Raphanus sativus cultivar WK10039 unplaced genomic scaffold, ASM80110v3 Scaffold0566, whole genome shotgun sequence genome, the window GTACAAAGTGTTGTTACTCAACGGCAAATCTTCTAGTGGTACATTCCCTAAAACACTATTCTTCAGCTTTGTTTTTCGTTTACTCAGCTAACGATCTGCATTTTGAACACTTAATTTGTTGCAGCGATTAAAGTACTGGAGAGGAGaataaaacagagagatggtgcTCCTTTCTTGTGGCGTTTGCTGGTATTCCTCACGTCAATATATATGTGCATAATTGTTGATTCAGGATACATTTTTACGTATACATGGAATGATTTGTTTATTATACGGTTTATGAAACGTTGATGTGGTCTAGCAGGAGAAGAGTTACGTTATGGAAGGCAATACAGAAGCTGCCGTAACTGCATGTGAGAAAGCAAAGGCGTTGGAATCTTCGTATTTCAAGTTTGATTgactgaaccaaaaaaaaaaacagcatcgTCATGTCATCCTTTTGACATGCTTTTGCACTTTGTTACAAATAATTTAACTCGTTATGGCCATAGGTCAAATGTAAAAATTGACCTTACATTCTCTGTAAATTGCGGTTTGCCCCAAAGACCCAAGAATAATAGACATATTCTCGTAAGATCAAAGATTCAAATTAttgatatttagttatgtattgcTTATAAATTGTATAGAAAAATGTAGAGGTTCCATGATCATCTTTTCAGCATGATGCATATTTCTTATCAACTATATACTAACTTTATTTTGCTTCTTCTCAGATTTAACTCCCAAGTTCAAAAGTTATAAAGCATTAGAGCACCTCTAACGCTAAGTTGGCAGGAATTCTTAACAATgttttttagaagaaaaaatattataatattctgtttttaagATTTCTGTCTTCCATAAGTCTTTCGCAGGCCGTAAATAAGTACTGATTCATGCGCAAGTTCGTTACTGTTCGTGGATTCCATTACACGTGACGATACACGattggtcaatttttttttaaaaaaaatattttttaattcagacgaagaaaataaaaaataataaaatattccaGAAGTTGTTTTTGGTTATCGAACCGTTGGTTCTGGGTTGCGGATGCTCttagaatatttataaattttagtccTGAAACCAAAAGAAATGTTAATATTCTGATATTGGTCTGAAACACATGTTAAAATATAGTTGGTGTCTTGGGATTATCGCCACTGATTCTTCCTCATGATTGGAAGTTTGCAAATCCAGAAACGTAAACATTGTGCATTGAAATCGTGAGACTCGTTACAAACACGCGAAGCAACACGTTCTGAACGCTAACAGAACATTCTAGCCTATATATTGTGCTGACATAGGAATTAAAACGCGGTAAAGTCCGGACAGCAAAGCATGACTTTTCTAGCTTACTTTACATCACTAACCAGTCCCGTGTTCGTATCCGTCCGCTTAACCACAAAAGCCGATACACATATAAATACACAGACCACATCTTCACTTCTTCTTACATATTCCCCACTCATTAGTCTTTCTTTGCTTTTTACAGAAGACGAGCCGCTTCAACCAAAACGATATAGCATCAGAAATGGAGTTTTTCCAGAAAGCTAAAACTATTCGAATCCGTAACAGCCACAACAACAAGTATCTATCAGCAGACGACAACGAAGAAACCGTGACTCAAAACAGAAACGGTTCAACCAAAAACTCTAGCTGGACCGTCGAACCGGTTCGCGATTCATACAATGTAATCCGTCTTAAAAGCTGTTACGGTAAATACCTAACCGCTTCAAACGAGCGGTTCTTGCTCGGAGCTACAGGCAAGAAAGTGTCTCAGTTAAACCCGAGTCCTCTCGACTCGTCTGTTGAGTGGGAACCGGTGAGAGAAGGATCCAAGATCAAGCTCAGGACCAGTTACGGTAACTATCTAAGAGCTCACGGTGGACTTCCTCCGTGGAGAAACTCAGTCACGCACGATCATTTGTCAGCTACTCAGGATTCCATCTCGTGGGATGTTGAAGAGTTCCTGATCAATCCTCAAGTCACGGCGGAGACAGAGCTCACTCCGTCCTCTCTTTCACTGACATCTGATCAAAATGTGAGtacctttttatattttttaagacaCCCTCAcaattttgtttgaaattacAATCTTGACACGAGTTTTGATTTTGATCAGTCGGTTGTGTCTCCACCGAAATCGGATGGGAGAACGATATACTACCACGTCGCTGACGAGGAAGGACACGTGGAGGACGAATCAACCGTTGGATATGCTTTCACGTTTAAAGGAAACAGCGTGGCGGAGCTGACTCGGACGCTGCGAGAAGAAACGTGCTTGGAGGATGCTGTGGTGTGCACTCGCAGTCCAGTAGACGGCAGCAAGCTGTTTCCCCTTCGTTTGCAACTTCCTCCTAACAATGGAACGTTGCATGTCGTTTTAGTACCTTCCTGTGCTAGCCTCTAGACGTGagtacatattattattatataccaTATTGTTGTAGTGTTTTCCTAATAAGTAGTTGCAATCATTTTTATCTGCTTGAAGCTCTCTCATAATGTTTAGTTAATGAACATTTGTCTTGTTGGTTAAGTTTTCCAGTGGCAAAAGAGTTTTGCGGATACATTGCAAACCAAATACTAGAGAGCAAAGACATTAGCTAGTAGTGAGTGATTGTCTTATTGTAACTTGTAAGGTGAGTGATTGGTGAAGCATTATGATATGAACCTTGTAAAACAGTCTAGAAGATAATCAGAGTTGGTAGTTGGTACAAGATTCATGGTACTTGAGCATTGCTTGCTCTTTAGTAAAGAGTTGATAtacaaaaaacaataaaagttttgataatataaaatacataaatacatTATATTCGGGATGCAGATcgatttttttgttgttgctgttgtaaATAAGCAATTTCTTTGTAAATAACATTTGGATTTTATGAGTTAATTTGCGTGAGCATGCATTCGCATTGCTGTTGTTGTTTTATATACATCACAGACTCACAGTTACTAGTAAATGAAAAtgagtatctttttttttttttgacgaagtAAAATGAGTAActtgaaaaattataatacatgtAAACGCTAGAACACCATGTTACTCAATGTACAGGAAATCTAATTCATATTTGTCGAAGTCTCCTACAACGACTCGCACACATACACTTCAAAGAAATACAAATATTCACCCATCACTAACCTGAAAAATCAAATTGGACCATACTAATGACCTTATCCACTATGCATATCTCTATAATAGACCCATGTAAGCGAATGTTTCAGCATCGGTCCACCTTAAAGTGGGTTGTCAAACCTATCCCTTTGGAaacatacttttattttttgtccaGTTGTATAACCTTTTGTCTTCATCTGTAAGAAATAATTTTGCATAATCTGTGTGTACTTTCGTTTGTCATTTCCAAGAATTTCCtaaactgattaaaaaaaaaagatctaatccgcgaaaaatagtttagaaaaaatctcaaagtttaaataattgaaaatgaGATTgcttagataaataaataattactgtattaaatattaatctagAAATTAAGAGTAAATCTATCCAATTATTATCCAAATATAAATAAGAACTCAATTATATCATAGCGAGAAAACTATCCACATTTCTCTCTCACtcaaaaaaccctaaaccatctCATTTCTCCACCGCCGCTGTTCAACGGTGGTCACTCACTCTCTCACCCAACCATGGCAACTACCGCGACAGCTTCCTCAGACTCGGGAGAAGGACCAGTGATGGCCCTAATCAACAAACGCCTCCGCGCCCTCCGCAAGAAACTCAACCGAATCGCCCAAATGGAAGAATCCTCTCCCTCGGCAAAACCCTAAACAAGGAGCAGCAAGAAGTCCTCCGCTCCAAACCCTCCGTCCTCGTCCTCATCGACGAGCTCGACAAGCTCCGCTCTCCCCTCTCCTCCGCCGTCTCCGAAGAAATCTCCCTCGCCACCGCCACCGCCGCTCCTCACAACGCTCCTCCTCCCCCCGATCAAACCACCAccacggaggaggaggaggcccCGGCCGTGGCCCCGAAGGAGGAGAAGCTGGAGGATTTAGTGAATCTGTTGTACTTTGGGTCGCTGTTCGACGTGAGGTCGGCGAGCGAGCTAGCTTCGGTTATGATGACGAGGAGGCACGAGAGAGGGTGCTGTTTGGTGTACGATACGGTTACGGATGAGTCCACGGAGGATCTGCTGTGTGATAAAGATCTGGACTTGATCTCGAAGCTGTGGGGGATGATGGTGTCTAGGCCTGCGGATTCGGGTTTGTCTCATGAGAAGGCTTTGGAGCGTTGCGTGGAGCATGCTAAGCTCTGGTTGGCTAACTCTGATCAGAAGATTGCGTCTAACTGTGACGTTTCGTGTAAGAAAGAAAGATGCCGACTTTCgtttgtttttgagtttttggttttagtttattgagtttgtgtgtgttttcagaTGCTGCGTTGAGAGAGAAAGTGAAGAAGATTATGGGGTCTAATTACTTCACTATTACACCGGAGATGGTTGTGGCGCCGGTTGAAGCAGCGGCGGAAGCTGGTCACTTCGGTTCGTTCCAAGTCGCTGCTGATAATGAGCAAAAGGTTTGCACTTTTGATGTATATGATTCATTGCTCTGTGAGATGCAAAGTGCTAACTTGTTCTGAAGGTTGAGATTAGTGGTCTCTTTTCTTTAGTTGGGGTGAGATTGGAGTTCCATTTGTGGCATGAGAACATCAGTAGGCTAAGTTGTTTGGATAGGATAGAGAAGTGCATCCTGGTTTATAATAAGTTTTGGCTTTGTCAATGTACGCTGGTTTGTTCATGCGAGTGGTGGATTATGAATCGTTACTATATATGTCTTCACTGTAGGGAATGTTTAAGAGATGTTTCTGAGAGTCTCGTTATGTGATGTAGAGAACGTACAATCCGTCCCTTGTGTTGTTTTGAGCAAGACTGATGTTCCCTGTTGGTTTACAGGAAGACGTGTCAAACTTCAAAGTACAAGAATCTGTTGGTAATGATCAATATGAGCAACAAAAGGTAATCCCGGAGCTCTAAAAGTATCTTTTAGATGATTTCTCGAGTCTGAATCTGATGATTTTTCTGTGGGTTTGAAGGATGAGTCAGTAGTGACGGAAGGAGAGGTGGTACAGGGGCAGCAGGAACAAGGCTATACTCAGGTGGAAGGAGGGAGGTCAAAGAGAGattatcaacaacaacaacagtatGTGCCTCGTGGATCCCACCAGAACCAGAGAGGTCATAGAGGTGCTAGACGAGGCCATTCCAATGCCCCCCGCGGAGGT encodes:
- the LOC130502454 gene encoding uncharacterized protein LOC130502454 — encoded protein: MEFFQKAKTIRIRNSHNNKYLSADDNEETVTQNRNGSTKNSSWTVEPVRDSYNVIRLKSCYGKYLTASNERFLLGATGKKVSQLNPSPLDSSVEWEPVREGSKIKLRTSYGNYLRAHGGLPPWRNSVTHDHLSATQDSISWDVEEFLINPQVTAETELTPSSLSLTSDQNSVVSPPKSDGRTIYYHVADEEGHVEDESTVGYAFTFKGNSVAELTRTLREETCLEDAVVCTRSPVDGSKLFPLRLQLPPNNGTLHVVLVPSCASL